The genomic region gtttcatacctacACACATGATTACTGCTCTCTGGAAGCACcaacacagatttgaatgttcgctgtgattttgtcaaaggtttaatggACACAGGATAATtgtcatttagaaataagaaGGGTGTTTGAATCAAAATTGCAATCTTTTAAcaattaattgtgcagctctacaaTTTAGCAAAAGCCCAGgtttatgtgaatatattatATCCAGCACCACACTGACCCCTGGAGGTCATACATGACTGCAACAGTTTTTAGTTATTATGTCCAggtgtttttggttttattataATCTAGTTGGACTGAAGCATATGTATTTTCTGAATGTGAAGGTGCACGGCCAGAGCTCTGATAAGGGGAACGTGTGGCGTGGGCTCCGCGCGATGGTGAAGGAAGGCGGTCTCGCTGCGCTGTGGAGGGGGAACGGCATCAACGTGCTGAAGATCGCGCCCGAGACAGCCATCAAATTCCTGGCCTATGAACAGGTACAGCTCTGTCTTTCTACACTCGGCTGTGTGAACACGAGTCAAAGCTcagcttctctctctctgtgtgtgtgtctgtagattaAGCGCTTGATGAGAGGCAGTAAAGAAGGAGTAACTCTGAAAGTCCAGGAGAGATTCGTCGCTGGATCACTGGCGGGAGCTACAGCTCAAACTATCATATACCCAATGgaggtaaacacacacatatatggcAGCTGGTTCCTGCACACACTAAACGTCAAGGTCACTCTGTATTGTGAGGCCTCACTGTCAAAACAAACTCGGTCACATGTCTGCTCACATTACCAAAGGCCTCATGTACAGTTCAAGCACACTAAGCTCTGCATTCACTGGCCCATTTGCATGGTGACGTTTCTGAAGTTTCAttaagttatgtttaccacagaccttacTTTACTCAGAAATTGAATACCCCATAGGGAAATCTCGAGGGAACCAGCGGTGAATTAGACTTCTGGGTTTTGACGTCAACCCTGCAGCACTCTATATCAGATCACATCGCCCATTCCAGCCTCACGCAGTCATCTGACTTCACTAGACTGACCtatattgtttttgtgttgattCTACTTTTATTTACTCACTCTGTTCCTTTCTGTCTGTGTCGTTCTGCAGGTGCTAAAGACTCGTCTAACTCTTCGTAAAACAGGACAGTATTCGGGCATGGCGGACTGCGCCAAGCAGATCCTGCAGAAGGAGGGCGTTCTGGCGTTTTATAAAGGATAcctgcccaacatgctgggcatCATCCCGTATGCAGGCATAGACCTTGCCGTCtatgaggtgtgtgtgtgtgtgtgtgtattcagaATAATTCCTTCATTAAGGCTCTTTCTCATGCTGTCTTCCTCTCTCAGACGCTGAAGAACGCCTGGCTGCAGCGGCACACGGAGGGCTCGCCCGACCCGGGCGTCATGGTGCTGGTGGGCTGCGGCACGGTGTCCAGCACCTGTGGACAGCTGGCGTCGTACCCGCTCGCCCTCATCCGAACACGCATGCAGGCTCAGGGTGAGAGACAGACACAGAACCAGACAAGTTGTGAATTTTACttttgcataaaacatttgcgaataaagcaccATTTCTATCCATGTGTTCAATTGAgcacatacattttttaatgtgcattttaagattttatgcatttccatccagcatttttaacataaaaatactttggaaacatagctaatgatCAAGAAAGAAGGAAGGATTGTTTTTTAGTAATTCAAAACAGCGTTATAATGATTAACTAATACTGAAACTGACACAAATGgattttgaaataaaacaaacatgaactaaaataaaatataaaaaacttgaacttattttttttttagattgttgccaaagaaacatttatcattttcGTAGTTTAACTTGTAGTAGTAAAATTACTAaatttaaaactgaaataaaaattaataaaaactatataaactaataaaaatgacaaagcacaacaaaatgtaactaaaataaaaaagaaaatacaaaatataaaaataaaaactaatacaaaatacaaactagataaaaaaagtttgtcaagacaaactttgatgttggcttgagaaagcatGACCAGAAAGTGAAGTTTGAAGGTTTTGAAGGCAATACAGTCTATCagaaaacagacagatagatagatagatagatagatagatagatatggtGTTTTAACATAGTGCTAACATGGTTTAACACGTtgatagcatgttttaacatattgctagcatgtttctaacatCAGTTAGCACATACAaggttttagcatgttgttagcatgaattaacacattgttaccatgctttagtatgttgctagcatgatttatgACAttactagcatgttttaacattttgctaacatgattagcatttttccaacatgaattagcacattgctagcatgttttagcaattgctagcatgaattagcatgttgctagcatgttttagatTGTTGTCCTAGACTAGAAGTTGAATACTCTATAATAGTTAGTTATTATATAAAAGTTTTGACCCCCTCAATGGGAATTTGGGGTTGTTCGGAAATCAGTCGGATCAGTGCGTCCCAATTcacgtacttatgcactattctatgatgtttttaagtataaatagtgtgcaaaaagaaaaagtgcactttaaatacccggatgatgcaataaattaacggaaaaaataAAGTGTGGATTGTTGGActcttcatgcactcaactgtcgcagctttaattacataGTGGAGGGGAAGGGGCTGTCAGACTCcaatgttaaatgacaaaataaccttatacaattcacacaCTACACtgatgagtacatagtgcataagtacatagtgtatagtgcgtcatttgggacgcaactataGTAATGTAAGTTAGAACAGTCTAAAGGTCTCACTTGAGTTTGGTAGTTGCAGCTTGAAAGTTAATAGTATATTACTGATGCTAAAATAACCCTGATTCTGAAAATGATTTGGCATCAGCAGATGTTTGACACACTGTTTCCTCTGGTCGCTCCTCAGCGTCAGTGAAGGGGGCTCCTCAGCTGTCCATGTTGACCCTGTTCAGGAATATCGTGGCCCAGGAGGGTGTGGTGGGACTCTACCGAGGCATCGCTCCGAACTTCCTCAAGGTCATCCCGGCGGTCAGCATCTCCTACGTCGTCTACGAGCACATGAGGAAAGTACTGGGAGTGGgaacctgagagagagagagagagagagtcaggtCATGAGAAAAAACAGACTCCAATTAAACCTGACAGAATGATAAGACCAGTTTATTTAAGCCTACAATATATAAGATCACTGGAGTGAtgttcaccaaaaacagcggatgTGAGGATGAACGATGAACTGATAGAAAACACTGAAATATGCAGAATCTAAGTGCTGTCCTGATCCATTCCTGAATTACTGAGGTTCATGATGTGTTCTTCATGTCAACAGGGCCCTGATATTCAGGTATACAGGGTACACTCCTCTGGACGCGGTAAAATGAACgcttgtgtgtatgtgtctgtgtgagcATGTGCTGTactgcgtgtatgtgtgtgtgtgtttaacccAGTGCACACACTACTGAACACCAAATGGGAATGGACAATAAACTAACTTCCTTCTTTTGAACTCATAGTACGATTGAAAGTGCCTCTGTTTCGAGAAACATGTATGTTTAATCAACCGTGCTCCAGTAGTTCGCCTCTTCTACTGTACTGAAACCCCCAGAATCATCATCGCAGTGAGGCGAGAGTTCTGGAATTCTCAACTCAAGATTCCGGAACTCAAGTTTAACTGATTCTAAAATCCTGCACTACTTCCCAGTTTGCAAACTATCCACATCCATAGTGTCAAAACACAAGATGTCACtcctgaaacacatttaaattatCTTCTGAACATCGATTTGCACGGAAATTCATTGTGCTTGTGTTTCATGAATAATGCCCTCAAAATGGAATACTTCTTTTAGTGGATTTTCTTCAAAGCATGaattcatgcatgttttttttttggctaatATTGCCCCCCAACCCTGTACAAGATAACTTTTGTGATGGATCTCTTTCGACTTTTTCAGATGAAGAAAAGTATCGAGGAATGCAAGGCTGAAACTGCAGCAGCAGTTTTTGAATGTATATGATTTTAACAAAAGtagatgttaaagggttagttcacccaaaaatgaaaataatgtcatttattactcaccctcatgttgttctacacctgtaagaccttcgttcattttcagaacacaaattaagatatttttgatgaaatccgatggctcagtgaggcctctattgagagcaaagcctttgaaactctcaagatccataaaggtactaaaaacatatttaaatcagttcatgtgagttcagtggttctatcttaatattataaagcgacaagaatacctTTTgtacgccaaaaaaaaaaaaataaaaaataacgacttttcaacaatatctcatgatggccgatttcaaaacactgcttcagagctttgcGAATCGAATCAATGATTCgaatctcctatcaaacggctaaactgctgaaatcatgtgactttggtgctccgaaccactgattcgattcataaacctcagaagcttcatgaatcagtgttttgaaatcggccatcactaaatattgttgaaaagtcgttcttttgttgttgttgttttttttggtgcacaaaaggtattcttattgctttataatattaattttgaaccactgaactcacatgaacggatttaaatatgaaatatatctgaagatgaacgaaggtcttacgggtgtggaacgacatgaaggcgagtaataaatgacattattttcatttttgggtgaaataaccctttaatgctAAGAAACAAACAGTAATTCTGTGATATCAGAACACGGTTAATGGCATACTGTCTTACTACATACTCAGAAGTACATACTTTCCCATCACCAGTGAAGTACGTACTTTCAGTTTGTAGTCTAAGTATATGAATTGGGATGCATCCTTGGAGTTGTGTTTAAATAACTGTTACCCTCAATGCATGAGGTACTGTAGCCTACAATTTGGAGCAGAAAGCCTTATGGACTCACGAATgggagagagtgagtgtgtgtgttcgtTTCTTGATTTTTGACCCTTCAGGAGAAatagaaaaaaagcaaaaaagacTTTCCTTGGATCACTTCTAGGTCAATGTGCTCTGTACTTTATCACCTCTTTCAGCAGATGTATTCTGATAGACAGTTTGGATGTGTTAAGACGAAATCTGCACCCTCATGTTTCCACAAAATTCGAACACCTTTCATTCACAAAATTCCACTCGCATTTCAAGTCTCAAATTGAATTTAGTTTCTTTTAGTCGGTCCATTAGCATATCCATATCcaacagttaaagggttagttcacccaaaaatgaaaataatgtcattaattactcaccctcatgtcgatctacacctgtaagaccttcattcatcttcagaacacaaattaagatattgttgatgaaatctgatggttcAATGAGGCCTCTagagcaaagccattgaaaCTCTCAAGACCCAtcaaggtactaaaaacatatttaaatagtacagtggttctatcttaatattataaagcgacgagaatactttttgtgcgccaaaaaaataaataacaactcttcaacaatatctatatgggccgagtTCAAAACGCTGCtacagagctttacgaatcgaattagccaaagtcacgtgatttcagcagtttagctgtttgattggagatccgaatcactaattcgatacaaaagattcataaaccTCAGAATCAGtgatttgaaatcggcccatcactaaatattgttgaaaagtcattattttggagttttttggcacacaaaaaatactctcgtcgctttataatattaatattgaaccactgtactcacatgaactgatttaaatatgtttttagtaccttaatggatcttgagagaggaagtgtcattgctggctatgcaggcctcactaagccatcagattttataaaaatatcttaatttgtgttctgaagattaacgaaggttttacgggtgtggaacggcatgagggtgagtaataaattacattattttcatttttgggtgaactaaccctttaactttgcAGATATATACACGTTTGAATTTTCCAGTCTTTCTCTTCTGAGAAAAACGGACCAACAGTATTGATGACATCATCCTGCACTCACAGGTGTGTCCAGTCTAGAATGAGAAAGTCCCGCCCCCTAATTCAGCTGTGACATAAATAAAACGCTACTGGCTAGtttaaaataacaacaataattagCTAAAATAATTCTGCTTCCAATAAAATCTAGTTTATTTCACCATATTTACACCCATTTCTCAGAAGTTAGTGTGGAAACAAAGTTTGCAGATTTCGTTTGTCCCAAATTATTTTGTGTATTCAGACACTGATTACTGAACTTATTTCGATGTAAACAAAACCCTTGTATTGtgattatgtattttttttaatgttctgcTGTGTATTTTTCTTTGAAAGTCTATAACTGAATGCATGCAAGAGAATgtatgtaaattaaattaaattaaaccaaACTAAACAATTATTGACAGTTTTTATCATCATTTTATCTCTGCTTTACGGAAACTTCACTACCGTATAATAAAAATACCAAGAAAAAGCACTGAGCAGAAAACTATAACCACCAAGGTTAAACGGTCCTAAAGTCCCTATACGCTAATCTAAACGTCTATCATTGTCAATCAGCGTTTCCTTCAACTTCATTGGTCTATTTTAGAATCCCCAGGCCGCTGATTGGCTCCCTCACACAGCGGCAGTCTCTATGCGTTGCGTTTGTCCAGCCCTCCTAACGTCTCCTTTCGACACAACTCATTGGGACAATGGCGCAATGCTCACGCTACTCCCGCCTCCAGCTgctctctgattggccatcgCAACCGCCACTCATTAAGAACGCCTATAGGAGCGCGCTTTCAGACCTGCAGGCCTTTTGTCCCTCCCATGCGTTTGTCTCGCTTGTCTTCCCGCGTCTGCGCACCTCCGCCCGGCCTAGACCTCCCCGCCGTATCCCGCACACTTCACCCCTCCGCACGGACAACATGTCTGAATACAGCGCGGTGCCGCCGCCCGGGCCCGGAGCGGCTCTAGGAGCCGGTGGACTCAAGAAAGACGCGTTCGCCGATGCGGTACAGCGCGCTCGACAGGTGAGTGATCCGCAGTGCGGGAGCGAGCGGGCCGCGTTTGTGGGTCAGCAGCGCGCAGGGCCGCACGCACATGAGCCGGTGTGCGCGACAATTATCTGTTAGCATGAGCTGTGATCGCGTTTAATTGAGCAATACGAATGTCTAGGTCATATTTACCTTTACTGACTAGTGCTGTGAACCGTAATGGCAGCACATGGTAACGCTGAGATGCTTTAATGAACAGCGTGGTACTGAATGACTGCCATATTCACGTACCATCATGGTACGTACACGATAGTCTAAGCAGTAACGTGGAACTACCATGGTAAATGTCCAAAACATCGTTTTATCGTGTTTCATGTAGGTTTTATAAAcgtaccatggtattaccatggtttTGGACTCAAACAATGCTAGTATCATGGTGTTGTTGTGTACATGTCCTGTAAAACATCCTAGCATCATAGTagcatttacaaaaaaacaagttttgTTTACTCAAAATGTGAATTACTATAGTATGGCTGTAGTTTTAAATGGATATACTATGATATTTTCATATACCTTTTCACTGATtgattgcagtatttatttaccatgttttttttaccttgTTTTGTCACCTCCACTTTTTTTAGACATGAAAATGCATTatccaaacttaaatggttgtaattcaagaatactttggaatatagacataaggcttgtcttgtttttaaaatgacatttggtagattattgtagaagttaAATAACTTATGTAAGTGAAACAGAATAAAGTTATAGAAggttaagtttatgaaaatgtaaaaatataatataaaatatgtattttacaaaacaagttTTAGTCTAAAACTGCAAGGAAATCAAAGCCAAAAATCTGAACAAGTTGTTCGAAAtttcaggttgatatctcaaaaaatgagctttcagtaagattttgtttgggcgcagtactacactttttcactagatgacaacCAAGCTCCATTACTGACTGTATAAAGGCGCctccatttccatatatggttcagatcactcaaaccatatatttccattattttcataccatttatgaagtagacatcctatttAGAAGTAGTAAGGGAAGTTTGGCAGAATTTTATATGAATTCAGCCTCTAATAAACAACATGTATGTGGGTTATAGATCGCTGCcacaatcataaatgtttttttttttttttttctattaaaaacattttcagaccttttttttttttttttcaaaaaattgaatggactttatttttttgaactcttggcatgaaaacaaaccaatctttaatgatttttcatgttcatcgctatttcaaaataaaggtctgaACATGCCTTATGAGTGTGAAAATATGCTTGTTGCAAATCGATAAATTACTGCTcctatgtaatttattttgaaaatcagtCACCAAATATGTACActagagactgtaagttttcaaatgatatatagtttgTCGAGATTTGTTTAGGTTTAGTatagaatattactgttttaaatatgtaatggcTGCATTTAAAGTACAATGAGGAAACAATAGTGTATGTCCAGAAAACatagtgtttaataatataagAAGACCTAAGATCTATAGTACTCCTAGTACTTAATTTGAGCATGCTGATTTTTAACTTGTGTTTTCCAGATCGCAGCAAAGATCGGCGGAGACGTTACGGGTCCCCCTATGAGCAATAACGGAGGAGCGGAGAGTTATCCCTTCGCGGCACAGAAACGATCGCTGGAGGACGGAGGTACGGCGGCAGTGAGACACGCTCTGAATCTGTCCCGCTTGCCTGAGTTTGTTTTTGAACTCTTCTTGTGTGTTTTCCCTCAGATCAGCCTGAAAGTAAGAAGATGGCGTCTGACAGGGACAACGCTGCAGCCTTGTGTACGAGCTCCTTTACTCACTTCTCAAagcaaatgtgtgtgtatttttagaGCAATGATTTTATCCCTGTCTCATCCACAGCTATCGGAGCCCAGCTGGCTGCCCTTTCCCAGCAGAGGTAAGAGTGCGCTCGGATCAGAGCGGTTACTAACGTTAGCTTCATCTGAGTCATAAATACTGATTGCAGATCTGAGCCTTTGAGACGGCCAGAATAACTACTCAGACCTGTATATTTAGGCTGGTTTCGAGTTCCACTGACTCGATCAGATGTGTTAAGCGAAATACAGGCGCTCTTTTGAAAGTTAAGACTATTTTTATCATAACATGGCATCTTTTACACATAACGGACACTCAAAAAGCACTAAGATGTGGTGCAGTGACTAAAGATGTCTGTCTGAATGTGCATTATTTAAGCAACTTTTCTAAAAGGAGTTTTGTTCCCGACTATAAGTTACTGAGAACTTGCTGCATTTGTCTGCTGAGCTTTTCATGACTGTTGCGCTTGTTCTTTGTCTTTCTGTAGTGTACGTCCCTCGTCAATGACAGAAGAGTACAGAGTCCCTGACGGCATGGTTGGGCTCAGTAAGTTCACATtacccatcatgcattgctcaGTACTGAACTTTCTTTGAATCGCAGTCAGGctcatattaaataatatttttaggtgtgtgtgtgtatatgtacatatgtacatatacacacaggggtttggacaatgaaactgaaacctGGTTTTAGACCACAATAATTTAGTAGTATGGTGTAGGGCGTCTTTTTGCGGCCAATACAGCATCAGTTCCTCTTGGAAGTGACGTAAACGTCAGAGGCCACTTCCAGAACAGTGTCGAGGTCACTATTTGATGTTGGTGAATGAACGTTTTCATACTCGCTCCTCCAAAACACCCCAAAGTGGCTCAGTAATATtcagatctggtgactgtgctGATCATGAGAGATGATTGACGGAAAAACAGACTGCATCCGCTGTTAACACTGTGCAGCGCTGCCGACGACTTCCGTAACTCGAACGAAGCACGTTGATGGCCGACTCTTGCTCTCACGCTGCTGGATGTTTGCGTGCACTCTTCTGGGAGAAGTGACCATACAAAGAATTCCTTTATGTCATACAGGGCCGTACGCGAAAAAGACTTTCCAAAACTTATGCGAACCCTGAAGGCCTGTATTTAGCAGAGGAATACATCATACGTctaactcgtgttttgaaactttggccatgtttagcatgagaatccaactctttttAACAATGCAagtaagtcagaatgcatgaaatggCATTTGATGTCCCCTTTAACATACTTTTAGTTGTCACAATAAATTAATTGCAACAGTTGCATATCGAAGTTGAACTCAATACAAAGGAAATTGTTCTCTTTGAGTCCTCATGCGCAAGAATGTCAATGTGGCGAGGGCAGAATCTGGCAACACGAACGTCAGGATGTAAAATTAGTtatattatgcatttaaatgtcattttgattTGTAATTTTGTATTGTACTTTACAGAATAACACAATTTGTGCCTGTTTGCTTGTACAAATGCACAGCAcatgcatttattttacattaaatgaggtatttactttaaaatacagAGGAAACATAAATTTGTGCTTTGTATTGTGGTCTCGCATAACAGTGGGCTATAT from Megalobrama amblycephala isolate DHTTF-2021 linkage group LG7, ASM1881202v1, whole genome shotgun sequence harbors:
- the slc25a23a gene encoding calcium-binding mitochondrial carrier protein SCaMC-3 isoform X4; translated protein: MWQRGCRSGWTRARCQDSGVDPERERLWAELFEQLDLNKDGRIDVNELRIGLAVRGMSWSSVEEVVRAGDINHDGQLDFEEFTEYLRSHEKRLKLMFRSLDRNNDGEVDAEEIQQSLHNLGVDISLELAAKILQSMDKDHSMTIDWFEWRDHFLFNPLHNMEEIAQYWKHSVMLDIGEHLTVPDEFSEKEKQSGFVWRQLMAGAVAGSVSRTGTAPLDRLKVFLQVHGQSSDKGNVWRGLRAMVKEGGLAALWRGNGINVLKIAPETAIKFLAYEQIKRLMRGSKEGVTLKVQERFVAGSLAGATAQTIIYPMEVLKTRLTLRKTGQYSGMADCAKQILQKEGVLAFYKGYLPNMLGIIPYAGIDLAVYETLKNAWLQRHTEGSPDPGVMVLVGCGTVSSTCGQLASYPLALIRTRMQAQASVKGAPQLSMLTLFRNIVAQEGVVGLYRGIAPNFLKVIPAVSISYVVYEHMRKVLGVGT
- the slc25a23a gene encoding calcium-binding mitochondrial carrier protein SCaMC-3 isoform X1; this translates as MWQRGCRSGWTRARCQDSGVDPERERLWAELFEQLDLNKDGRIDVNELRIGLAVRGMSWSSVEEQVVRAGDINHDGQLDFEEFTEYLRSHEKRLKLMFRSLDRNNDGEVDAEEIQQSLHNLGVDISLELAAKILQSMDKDHSMTIDWFEWRDHFLFNPLHNMEEIAQYWKHSVMLDIGEHLTVPDEFSEKEKQSGFVWRQLMAGAVAGSVSRTGTAPLDRLKVFLQVHGQSSDKGNVWRGLRAMVKEGGLAALWRGNGINVLKIAPETAIKFLAYEQIKRLMRGSKEGVTLKVQERFVAGSLAGATAQTIIYPMEVLKTRLTLRKTGQYSGMADCAKQILQKEGVLAFYKGYLPNMLGIIPYAGIDLAVYETLKNAWLQRHTEGSPDPGVMVLVGCGTVSSTCGQLASYPLALIRTRMQAQASVKGAPQLSMLTLFRNIVAQEGVVGLYRGIAPNFLKVIPAVSISYVVYEHMRALIFRYTGYTPLDAVK
- the slc25a23a gene encoding calcium-binding mitochondrial carrier protein SCaMC-3 isoform X2 gives rise to the protein MWQRGCRSGWTRARCQDSGVDPERERLWAELFEQLDLNKDGRIDVNELRIGLAVRGMSWSSVEEVVRAGDINHDGQLDFEEFTEYLRSHEKRLKLMFRSLDRNNDGEVDAEEIQQSLHNLGVDISLELAAKILQSMDKDHSMTIDWFEWRDHFLFNPLHNMEEIAQYWKHSVMLDIGEHLTVPDEFSEKEKQSGFVWRQLMAGAVAGSVSRTGTAPLDRLKVFLQVHGQSSDKGNVWRGLRAMVKEGGLAALWRGNGINVLKIAPETAIKFLAYEQIKRLMRGSKEGVTLKVQERFVAGSLAGATAQTIIYPMEVLKTRLTLRKTGQYSGMADCAKQILQKEGVLAFYKGYLPNMLGIIPYAGIDLAVYETLKNAWLQRHTEGSPDPGVMVLVGCGTVSSTCGQLASYPLALIRTRMQAQASVKGAPQLSMLTLFRNIVAQEGVVGLYRGIAPNFLKVIPAVSISYVVYEHMRALIFRYTGYTPLDAVK
- the slc25a23a gene encoding calcium-binding mitochondrial carrier protein SCaMC-3 isoform X5: MWQRGCRSGWTRARCQDSGVDPERERLWAELFEQLDLNKDGRIDVNELRIGLAVRGMSWSSVEEQVVRAGDINHDGQLDFEEFTEYLRSHEKRLKLMFRSLDRNNDGEVDAEEIQQSLHNLGVDISLELAAKILQSMDKDHSMTIDWFEWRDHFLFNPLHNMEEIAQYWKHSVMLDIGEHLTVPDEFSEKEKQSGFVWRQLMAGAVAGSVSRTGTAPLDRLKVFLQVHGQSSDKGNVWRGLRAMVKEGGLAALWRGNGINVLKIAPETAIKFLAYEQIKRLMRGSKEGVTLKVQERFVAGSLAGATAQTIIYPMEVLKTRLTLRKTGQYSGMADCAKQILQKEGVLAFYKGYLPNMLGIIPYAGIDLAVYETLKNAWLQRHTEGSPDPGVMVLVGCGTVSSTCGQLASYPLALIRTRMQAQASVKGAPQLSMLTLFRNIVAQEGVVGLYRGIAPNFLKVIPAVSISYVVYEHMRALIFR
- the slc25a23a gene encoding calcium-binding mitochondrial carrier protein SCaMC-3 isoform X3, producing MWQRGCRSGWTRARCQDSGVDPERERLWAELFEQLDLNKDGRIDVNELRIGLAVRGMSWSSVEEQVVRAGDINHDGQLDFEEFTEYLRSHEKRLKLMFRSLDRNNDGEVDAEEIQQSLHNLGVDISLELAAKILQSMDKDHSMTIDWFEWRDHFLFNPLHNMEEIAQYWKHSVMLDIGEHLTVPDEFSEKEKQSGFVWRQLMAGAVAGSVSRTGTAPLDRLKVFLQVHGQSSDKGNVWRGLRAMVKEGGLAALWRGNGINVLKIAPETAIKFLAYEQIKRLMRGSKEGVTLKVQERFVAGSLAGATAQTIIYPMEVLKTRLTLRKTGQYSGMADCAKQILQKEGVLAFYKGYLPNMLGIIPYAGIDLAVYETLKNAWLQRHTEGSPDPGVMVLVGCGTVSSTCGQLASYPLALIRTRMQAQASVKGAPQLSMLTLFRNIVAQEGVVGLYRGIAPNFLKVIPAVSISYVVYEHMRKVLGVGT